The Blochmannia endosymbiont of Camponotus sp. genomic interval CAAATACTTTACAAAAGCTTTCACTCCACCTGCACAATGAAAATTTTCTTCTTTATTATTGCGACAATCACGCAAAATAATTACGATTCCAGAATTTAAAAACGATAACTCTCGAAAACGTCTAGCTAAAATATCATATTGAAACTCAGTCTTACCTGTAAACGTTTTAAGACTTGGCCAAAACCGCACTATGGTGCCACTATGTTCGCTGTCGCCTATAATTTCTAAAGGTGATAGCGGTTTTCCTTCACAATACACCTGTTTGTAGGTTTTAAAATCTCTTTTTATTACTAACTCCAATCTCTCCGACAATGCGTTTACTACTGACACTCCAACGCCATGCAATCCTCCTGACACTTTATAATTACTGTTGTCAAATTTACCTCCAGCATGCAATATTGTCATAATAACTTCAGCCGCAGATACTCCTTCTTCTTCATGTATACCCGTGGGAATACCACGTCCATCATCCTGAACCGATACTGAATGATCCTGATGAATTATTACTACTATTTTTTTGCAATACCCTGAAATAGCTTCGTCAATAGCGTTATCCACTACTTCAAATACCATGTGGTGCAATCCTGTTCCATCGTCAGTATCCCCAATATACATCCCAGGACGTTTTCGTACTGCATCCAACCCTTTTAAGATCTTAATACTTGAAGAATTATAAGCACTCAACATGATCTTATTCCTGTATAAATACACATATAATATGAACTAATTTTTCCAAAAATACATATAACCAAATATAACTGCAACCGAACTATTACACTTACTAAATATACACGCATATATGCATACATACTTTTTATCATGACGAGAAAAATTTATTTTCATAAGAAAAGTATATCGATTTATACTTTTTTGAATTTTAAATATCTAATCATGTAGATAGTTTATACGTTCTAGTATTATTGTTATTGCGTGCTATCCATTTAATCACAAGTAATAGCCATTAAAATACATGCTAGGTTACAATCTGTAAATCATTATTATACCCGAATTGGCATGACGATATATGTTGCTCCATAATATTTCTCGGTGCCTTCAATTTGCACACTGGATACTTCATCTGTCAAATAAAACCGTAAAAACTGAGTATCCATTACCTGAAGAACATCAATCAAGTAATCTACATTAAAAGATATTTTCGTATTCTGACCTGAATATAAAACATCCAAAATTTCTTCCGATGCTTCATGTTCAAAATTATACGCGGTTATTTTTAATTGATTAGTAATTAATGTAAATTGAACGATACGAAGTTTTTCATTCGTAAGAATAGCTGCACGTTTTAAAGCCTGCTTCAAAATATCGCATTCTACTTCCAAAAAATTTTTTGAACGCTTTACAAAAACATCATGACAATTTGGAAAAATTGCATCAATCAATTTAGAAGTAAAAGTATAATTCTCTGTCTCCATACGAATATTATTATTATTTGTCTGAATATTAACTAATTTTTCTTTAACGTTCAACAAACGTAAGATTTCAATAACGCCCTTACGAGGTATAATCGATGATTGATCAGGTAATAATACATCCATAGTTACTTCACAACTTGCCAACCGATGCCCATCTGTCGCAACAATACGTAAGACATGTTCTTTGGTTTCAAACAGTATACCATTTAGGCAATAACGTACATCTTGATGACCC includes:
- the dnaN gene encoding DNA polymerase III subunit beta encodes the protein MNFIIDRKLLYQPLQKVVGILSGRPRMPILTHVLLEVNDNCLCITATDLEIEITVRIILQDTCPIGSVTVPGRKFFEICRSLSESSKISIVSKDKKLIICSGCSKFYLSTFSSLDFPKLEKWDNDLKLVISQATLKKMIELTQFAMGHQDVRYCLNGILFETKEHVLRIVATDGHRLASCEVTMDVLLPDQSSIIPRKGVIEILRLLNVKEKLVNIQTNNNNIRMETENYTFTSKLIDAIFPNCHDVFVKRSKNFLEVECDILKQALKRAAILTNEKLRIVQFTLITNQLKITAYNFEHEASEEILDVLYSGQNTKISFNVDYLIDVLQVMDTQFLRFYLTDEVSSVQIEGTEKYYGATYIVMPIRV